The proteins below come from a single Fastidiosipila sanguinis genomic window:
- a CDS encoding elongation factor G: protein MQKHEAKDIRNIAVLGHSGSGKTSFCEAVLFRGGVTKRVGSVTEGNTVMDYSPEEKKRQISINMGVSSVEWQGAKVNLIDTPGDFDFMGEVNQALRVADSAIVVLSGKSGVTVGAEKSFRFLKRENIPYAIFINKMDDEVADFNKVLVEIREEIGRSATVMMLPFKSGNSYDSYVDILAQKAYTYNNPSGEREEIEIPEDLVDDVELQRAVLIEQVAESSEELLEKYFMEEPFTEEEIKQGLRDRISTGKLIPIWAGSALALQGIRFSMNRIVQNMPSPVDMPIEPAIKSDGTALELKTDPNGPLAALVFKTYTDPYVGKISLFRVYSGTIKPGQDLWNAKQEASERVSGVFTPNGSQQVSANEITAGDIGLMTKLDNTFTGDTLSTKDQSLVLPRIILPASPLRMAIYPINKGEEDKIALGISRIQEEDPTIKLEMDNETGEMIVSGLGELQLNVLIAKLLNNFKVEARLESPRVAYREKLQAPVKVQGKYKKQSGGHGQYGDVWIEFSPHEETDLIFEEDIFGGAVPKSYFPAVEKGLREAIEEGPLAGYPVVGLKAVLVDGSYHDVDSSELAFSMAAKLAYKAAMEQGGAYLLEPVYNVEVHVPENDLGDIMSDISKRTGRINGIDQKAGMSIVSALIPLGAMDRYATDLRAMTQGRGWYSMEFSSYERVPHEFQEKLIAKYQESKDN, encoded by the coding sequence ATGCAAAAACATGAAGCAAAAGATATTAGAAATATCGCCGTTCTAGGGCATAGCGGCTCTGGTAAGACCTCATTTTGTGAGGCAGTTTTATTTAGAGGCGGAGTGACAAAGAGAGTGGGCTCAGTAACAGAGGGTAACACAGTTATGGATTACAGCCCAGAAGAGAAGAAACGTCAAATTAGTATTAACATGGGCGTTTCCAGTGTTGAGTGGCAAGGTGCAAAAGTTAACTTAATCGATACTCCAGGTGATTTTGACTTTATGGGAGAAGTTAACCAAGCTTTAAGAGTTGCCGATTCCGCAATCGTAGTTTTGAGTGGTAAAAGTGGTGTCACAGTTGGTGCAGAGAAATCCTTTAGATTCTTGAAACGTGAGAACATTCCTTATGCAATCTTTATTAACAAGATGGATGACGAAGTCGCTGATTTTAATAAAGTATTGGTAGAAATAAGAGAAGAGATCGGACGTAGTGCTACAGTCATGATGTTGCCATTCAAGAGTGGTAATAGCTACGATAGTTATGTAGATATTTTAGCCCAAAAAGCTTATACATATAACAATCCAAGTGGTGAGCGTGAAGAAATTGAAATACCTGAGGATTTAGTTGACGATGTAGAATTACAAAGAGCAGTTTTAATCGAGCAAGTTGCTGAAAGTTCAGAAGAATTATTAGAGAAATACTTCATGGAAGAACCTTTCACAGAGGAAGAGATTAAACAAGGTCTAAGAGATCGTATTTCTACAGGTAAATTAATCCCAATTTGGGCAGGATCAGCATTGGCCTTGCAAGGAATTAGATTCTCAATGAATAGAATCGTACAAAATATGCCTAGTCCAGTAGATATGCCTATTGAACCAGCAATTAAATCAGATGGTACAGCTCTAGAGCTTAAGACTGATCCTAATGGACCATTGGCAGCTTTGGTATTCAAGACATATACAGACCCTTACGTTGGTAAAATTTCTTTATTCAGAGTATATTCAGGAACCATTAAGCCTGGTCAAGATCTTTGGAATGCAAAACAAGAAGCGTCAGAGAGAGTTTCTGGTGTATTTACTCCAAATGGTTCACAACAGGTCAGCGCAAACGAAATTACTGCAGGTGATATAGGTTTAATGACCAAATTAGATAATACTTTCACCGGTGATACATTGAGCACAAAAGACCAAAGTCTTGTATTACCACGTATTATCTTACCAGCATCACCACTACGTATGGCTATTTATCCAATCAATAAAGGTGAAGAAGATAAGATCGCACTAGGTATTTCTAGAATTCAAGAAGAAGATCCAACTATTAAATTAGAGATGGATAATGAGACAGGCGAAATGATTGTCTCTGGTTTAGGTGAATTACAACTTAACGTATTAATAGCTAAACTACTAAACAACTTCAAGGTAGAAGCTAGACTAGAAAGCCCACGTGTTGCTTATAGAGAGAAATTACAAGCTCCTGTCAAAGTACAAGGTAAATATAAGAAACAATCTGGTGGACACGGTCAATATGGTGATGTTTGGATAGAGTTCTCACCTCACGAAGAGACAGACTTGATATTCGAAGAAGATATCTTCGGTGGTGCTGTTCCAAAATCCTACTTCCCAGCAGTTGAGAAAGGTCTACGTGAAGCTATTGAAGAAGGTCCATTGGCAGGTTACCCAGTTGTTGGATTGAAAGCGGTCCTAGTGGATGGTTCTTACCACGATGTTGACTCTTCCGAACTAGCATTCTCCATGGCAGCTAAGTTGGCATACAAGGCAGCAATGGAGCAAGGTGGAGCCTACTTACTCGAACCTGTATACAATGTTGAAGTTCACGTTCCTGAGAATGACTTGGGAGATATTATGAGTGATATCAGCAAACGTACAGGTAGAATTAATGGTATCGACCAAAAAGCTGGTATGAGTATCGTTTCTGCATTGATCCCTCTAGGAGCAATGGATAGATATGCTACAGACCTACGTGCTATGACTCAAGGTAGAGGTTGGTACAGCATGGAATTTAGTAGTTATGAGAGAGTACCTCATGAATTCCAAGAAAAATTAATTGCTAAGTACCAAGAAAGCAAAGATAACTAG
- a CDS encoding GNAT family N-acetyltransferase has protein sequence MENIVIKEGIIPEIESVLNLYNDVSWSAYTSNPEQLKNAIKNSLKVWTAWDDDLLIGLIRVVGDGYTIIYIQDILVLEAYQGRGLGSQLLKIVLEEYKDVRQIILLTDDSEKTIRFYEKNGLTPVGKYNSVAFMK, from the coding sequence ATGGAAAATATTGTAATTAAAGAAGGCATAATACCAGAAATTGAGAGTGTTCTAAATTTATATAATGACGTTTCGTGGAGTGCCTATACTTCTAATCCAGAGCAATTAAAAAATGCCATAAAAAATTCCTTGAAGGTCTGGACTGCTTGGGATGATGATTTATTAATTGGTCTAATTAGAGTCGTTGGTGATGGCTATACTATCATTTATATTCAAGATATTTTAGTCCTAGAAGCATATCAAGGACGAGGCTTAGGCAGTCAGTTGCTAAAAATAGTTCTAGAAGAGTATAAAGATGTTCGCCAAATTATCTTACTAACTGATGATAGTGAAAAAACAATAAGGTTTTATGAAAAGAATGGACTCACACCGGTAGGAAAATATAATAGCGTAGCTTTCATGAAGTAA